CAAGAAAAAGTAAATCACAAAGCCTAGTCCCGGTAATAAGATTAGGACAAGTAACCAAGCCCAAATCGTCGCTACTGGCCGCTCTTGGCGAAAAACCGTGTAAATCGCCGACACCGTATTAATTAAAATAATGGCAATAATTAAAATAGTCATCCAGTTGGTCATAAATCCTAACCTCTCTCTCAAGCTAAATAAGATTATAGCAAATTTCACAATAAATAAAATAAAACTAAAAGGCATACTTCCCCTAATAAGCAAAAGAGCTGGAGCCAGTGCTCCAGCTTCCTTGGGCTGTATTTGCTTTGGGCTGTATTTGCTTTAATCATCATTCAGTAAGCGAGAACGCTCACGCCTTGATATATAAGGCGTATTTTTAGGGATAAAGTTCTTAGCCGAAACATTCATAATCACAATCAAGATAATCAGGCTAAGGGCAATATTCACCAAGGCTGACAGGGCATTTTGTTGGAAGTTAGCCTGGGTGGTTAGGCTAAGGTCACTGACTAAATATTCATAAGTCAGGAAACGCACTAAGAAATAGGCTAGCCATGCCAGGATAGTACCGGTTACCAAGTTAAGATAGGCTGATCCCATCCGACGATTATGCAAGGTCCGTTGTAAATTACGAGCAAAGAGACCCGCAATGCCTAAACAACCACTAGCGATAATCATACCAATAATTTGTCCGATATGATTGCCTGGGTTATCGAGTCCAATGCAGGAAACGGCTCCTAACAAGAGGCCGGCGAAACTTCCGGCAAAATTTCCGCGCCTGAAAGCATAGTAAATCAGCAAAGTATAGCCAATTCTTAAAGCAATTCCCCATTCGGAAATAACCGCTGGGAATATTAACTGAATAAGAAAAGCTAAGGCTAGGTAAAGTAAGCCTTCAACGATAATCACTAAACGTTGGGAAGATTTCATAACTTAGTCCTTTCTAATGCTAGGATTTTGCGTCTTGTTTCTGCTTGTGATTTTTATTGTGCTTGTTTTTTGAGTTCGATTTATTATTTTTCTTGGCGTTATTCTTTTGGTTGGAATTGTTCTTTTGGTTCTCTTTCTTGAAATTACGCTTACCACGACGGTGAGATGATTCCATGATCACCGGTAAAACCATAGGACGGCGGTTGGTTTCCTTATAGAGGTATTTAGCCACCACTTCGCGAATTTTACCCTTTAAGTCGGCCCAGTCAAAGTTTTTGGGATCTGCTAGGGCCTGCTCAACCTCTTCGCGGACCAGTTCCTTGCTGGCGTTAAGGAGGTCGGTACTTTCCTTCATAAAGACAAATCCCCGCGAAATGATTTCAGGTTGGGAAAGAATCTTGCCCTGGCTTCTTGAAATGGTCAAGACAATCACAAAAATCCCATCTTCTGAGAGGATACGACGGTCACGTAAGACAATATTACCAATATCGCCAACCCCACTCCCATCAACCAAGACATTCTCAGACGGAACTGAGTTGGCTAGGCGGAGTTTGCCCTTCTCGTATTTAAGAACGTCACCCTTTTCAAGTAGAAAGATATGGTCATCATCATAGCCCAGGCTTTGAGCAATTTTGCCATGGGCGTGTAAGAGACGGTATTCTCCTGATACGGGCACCACATAGTCTGGATTGAAGAGACCAATCAGGACTTCTAAGTCCTTGGGTGATGCATGACCGCTGGATTTATAAGCCGATAAGACTTGCAAGGCATGGCCACCAGCCCGGTAAATCTCATCTTCAGTATCGGCCATGACGGTCTCTAAGCCCACCGATGGACTCGAAGTAATCAAGACCAGGTCGCCCTTTTGAATTTTAATATTCTTATGCGAGCCCTTGGACATGGCTTGTAAATTGGTTAAGATTTCCCCGTATTCGCCCGTCTCTAAGATAATAATTTCATCATCAGCGAAGTTCTTTAAATTATCATTGGGCTGAATCAGGTTCTTGGAAGGAATGGTGAGCTTGTTCAATCGAATGGCCACATCGATAATTTCTTCAATTTGGTCGCCTGATAAGAAAACATGACGGTTGGTTGCCCGCGCCACATTTAAGACTTGTTGGATCCGTAAAATATTACTATCCACCGTGGCTAAGACAACCCGACCACTGGCCTTGTCCACTTCTTTTAAAATAGCTTGTTCCAATTTTTCTTCCGAGGTATTCTCAAAATAGGAATCCGCATGTTGGGAATCACTCAAGAGAGCAATTACTCCAGATGAAGCAATTTCGCCAATGCGGTTAAAGCTGGTCTTATAACCATCGCCAACCGTCAAATCAAATTTGAAGTCCCCAGTATAAACAATGCTGCCTTGATCAGTTTGCACTGCAATCCCCAGGGACTCAGGCACCGTGTGGGTCGTACTAAAGAATTTAACGACAGCATCGTCAAAATCGATCTCGTTAGAATCATCGATCACGTAGAAGTCTTTGAAATTCTTAACTCCACGCTTCTTACAATTAATCTTAGCTAGTTCAATGGTCAATTCCGTCCCAAAGACGGGAACATTGACCTCTTTTAAGAGATAAGGCAAGGCCCCAATCGCATCGGCATGGCCGTGACTTAGGAAAACCCCAGCCACCTTATCTTTATGTTCAATGACATAGGTAAAATCAGGGATCATGATATCGACCCCTAACATCTCATCAGGTGGGAAGATTAGGCCACAGTCCAAGATAAATATCTTATCCTT
This genomic window from Aerococcus sp. Group 1 contains:
- a CDS encoding ribonuclease J is translated as MSGISIIPLGGVREDGKNMYLVEVKDKIFILDCGLIFPPDEMLGVDIMIPDFTYVIEHKDKVAGVFLSHGHADAIGALPYLLKEVNVPVFGTELTIELAKINCKKRGVKNFKDFYVIDDSNEIDFDDAVVKFFSTTHTVPESLGIAVQTDQGSIVYTGDFKFDLTVGDGYKTSFNRIGEIASSGVIALLSDSQHADSYFENTSEEKLEQAILKEVDKASGRVVLATVDSNILRIQQVLNVARATNRHVFLSGDQIEEIIDVAIRLNKLTIPSKNLIQPNDNLKNFADDEIIILETGEYGEILTNLQAMSKGSHKNIKIQKGDLVLITSSPSVGLETVMADTEDEIYRAGGHALQVLSAYKSSGHASPKDLEVLIGLFNPDYVVPVSGEYRLLHAHGKIAQSLGYDDDHIFLLEKGDVLKYEKGKLRLANSVPSENVLVDGSGVGDIGNIVLRDRRILSEDGIFVIVLTISRSQGKILSQPEIISRGFVFMKESTDLLNASKELVREEVEQALADPKNFDWADLKGKIREVVAKYLYKETNRRPMVLPVIMESSHRRGKRNFKKENQKNNSNQKNNAKKNNKSNSKNKHNKNHKQKQDAKS
- a CDS encoding energy-coupled thiamine transporter ThiT, whose translation is MKSSQRLVIIVEGLLYLALAFLIQLIFPAVISEWGIALRIGYTLLIYYAFRRGNFAGSFAGLLLGAVSCIGLDNPGNHIGQIIGMIIASGCLGIAGLFARNLQRTLHNRRMGSAYLNLVTGTILAWLAYFLVRFLTYEYLVSDLSLTTQANFQQNALSALVNIALSLIILIVIMNVSAKNFIPKNTPYISRRERSRLLNDD